One window of the Zygotorulaspora mrakii chromosome 6, complete sequence genome contains the following:
- the IST3 gene encoding U2 snRNP complex subunit IST3 (similar to Saccharomyces cerevisiae IST3 (YIR005W); ancestral locus Anc_7.159), protein MNQIRAIQKINEAELQNGILKSEVSWHNEYKNQAYVFIGGLSTLLTEADILTIFSQFGVPVDIFLVRDQETGDSKGFAYLKYEDQRSTILAIDNLNGATIAGRAIKVDHAMYTPNSNYQRYREAVQQELRRDKVEVPADLRIGEQKERNADDDNDAFSDPMAGFASDK, encoded by the coding sequence atgaatcaaataagagccattcaaaaaatcaatgaagCCGAACTACAGAACGGTATTCTCAAATCTGAAGTATCTTGGCACAACGAATACAAGAACCAGGCGTACGTATTCATTGGTGGACTTAGTACTCTTTTAACGGAGGCAGATATCTTGACtattttttcacaatttgGTGTCCCAGTTGACATTTTCCTAGTTAGAGATCAAGAAACTGGAGATTCTAAGGGTTTTGCTTATTTAAAGTATGAGGATCAAAGGTCAACGATCCTCGCAATTGATAATTTAAACGGTGCTACTATAGCGGGAAGAGCAATAAAGGTAGATCACGCCATGTACACACCAAACAGTAATTATCAGCGATATCGAGAAGCTGTACAACAAGAGTTGAGGAGAGACAAAGTGGAAGTACCTGCAGATCTTCGCATAGGAGAACAAAAGGAACGAAATGCGGATGACGATAATGACGCTTTCTCTGATCCAATGGCCGGATTTGCTAGCGATAAGTAA